A stretch of Polypterus senegalus isolate Bchr_013 chromosome 3, ASM1683550v1, whole genome shotgun sequence DNA encodes these proteins:
- the nme6 gene encoding nucleoside diphosphate kinase 6, producing MVFLAVRRAKALQITLAIIKPDAVAHPLISEAIHQKILDQQFVVVRSKELIWRKEDSERFYAEHKGRFFYQRLVEFMSSGPMRAYILARENAVSHWRELMGPTKTYRARYLSPESIRGKYGLTDTRNTTHGSDSLDSAEREITFFFPEFNKKCWYEMDEPLIRAGYYSYSKEQQIHMPCTTRS from the exons ATGGTTTTCCTGGCTGTCAGGCGAGCAAAAGCCTTGCAAATTACCCTGGCTATTATTAAACCTGATGCAGTGGCACACCCTTTGATCTCTGAA GCTATCCATCAAAAAATCCTTGACCAGCAGTTTGTTGTAGTGAGGTCTAAAGAATTAATATGGAGGAAAGAAGATTCGGAACGCTTCTATGCAGAGCATAAAG gACGGTTCTTCTACCAGAGACTTGTTGAATTCATGTCAAG TGGACCAATGAGAGCATACATCTTGGCACGAGAAAATGCAGTTAGTCACTGGAGAGAACTGATGGGACCTACGAAAACGTATAGAGCCCGATATTTATCCCCAGAGTCCATACGTGGAAAGTATGGTTTGACAGACACTAGAAACACGACCCATGGTTCAG actcgCTAGATTCTGCAGAAAGAGAGATCACCTTCTTCTTCCCAGAGTTTAACAAGAAGTGTTGGTATGAAATGGATGAACCTCTCATCAGAGCCGGATATTACAGCTATAGTAAAGAACAACAGATACACATGCCATGCACGACACGTTCTTGA